The sequence CGCGTATGGGATGCATGTGCAGCCCACGGTGCGCCGCATCACCACGACGGATCTCTGGGACGCGCTCAAGCTCGGCGCCGAGGATTTCTGGGCAAAACCGTCCCACTACGTGTTTCTGTGTCTGATCTATCCGATTGTCGGCCTGATCCTCACCCAATGGTCGTCGGGTTCCAACGCCATTCAACTCGTCTATCCCTTGATGTCAGGCTTTGCCCTGGTCGGGCCTTTTGCCGCGATCGGGCTCTACGAGATCAGCCGCCGGCGCGAACTCGGCATGAACACGGATTGGCGCCATGCGCTGGATGTGCGCCGTTCCCCGGCGCTGCCGTCGATCGCGGTCATCGGCATCATGCTGTTTGCGCTGTTCCTGCTGTGGCTGTTCACCGCGCAATCGATCTACACCAGCCTGTTCGGCGACCAGCCGCCGGCTTCGATCGGTGCCTTTGCTCGCGACGTGCTGACGACCGGCAAGGGCTGGACCTTGATCTCTGCTTGGCAATGCGGCCGGGTTTGTCTTTGCCGTGGTGGTGCTGGCCACAACGGTGATCGCCTTTCCGTTGCTGCTCGACCGTGATGTCGGTGCCGTCTCGGCAATCGAAACCTCGGCCCGGGCGGTGATGGCAAACCCGCTGCAGATGGCGCTGTGGGGGCTGCTGGTTGCGGTGCTGCTGGTGATCGGCTCCATCCCGCTGTTTGCCGGACTGGCTGTGGTCATGCCGATCCTCGGCCACGCCACCTGGCACCTCTACCGCAAGGTGGTCGAGCCGGCACAGATCCGGCCGATCCGCCGGCCGATGTAGGCCAAGGCATGATCCCCAAAAGTGGGAACCGGTTTTGGGAAAAGATCATGCTCAACTAAGGCATGATCCCCAAAAGTGGGAACCGGTTTTGGGACCATGCTCTGCCGGAAGGGCTCAGCGCTGAGCGTCGGTCGCCATCTTCAGCGCCAGCGCCGTCAGCACGCCTCCCATCATCCAGCGCTGGATGACCAGCCACAATGGCCGCCCGGCAAGGAAGGTGGCGATCGAGCCGGCCGTCACCGCGATGATGGCATTGACGGTCAGGCTGATTGAGATCTGCGTCGCGCCCAGAACCAAGAGCTGCGACAGGACGTGGCCTTTGCCGATGCTGATGAATTGCGGCAGCAGCGACAGATAGAGCACCGCCACCTTGGGGTTGAGCAGATTGGTCATCAGCCCCATGGCGAACAGCTTGCGCGGCCGGTCTTTCGGCAGGTCGCGCACCTGGAACGGCGAACGTCCGCCAGGCTTCACGGCCTGCCAGGCAAGCCACAAGAGATAGAGCACGCCGGCAAAGCGCAGCGCGTCATAGGCATAGGGCACGGCGAGCAGCAGCGCGGTGATGCCGAACGCCGCCGACACCACATAGAACAGGAAGCCGACCGCGACCCCGCCAAGCGAGATCAGTCCGGCCTTCGGCCCTTGCGACAGCGAACGCGAGATCAGGTAGATCATGTTCGGGCCTGGCGTCAGCACCATGCCGAGGCAGACCAGCGCGAAGGCGATATGATTGGCGGTATCGGGCATTGTTCGTCCCCTAAGCGTGCCGCGATGGATGCGCGATCCCGCGAGCGGCTCCTCTGTGCCCGTGATCGCACGCGCCTGCAAGGGCTTGGCGGCGCCAGGCGTTGCGCCAGACGGCTTTAGCCGACTACCCGCAGGTTCGACAGTTCGTTGCCGATTTCCTTGAAATCGTTCGACAGGCTGGCGCCCGTCGCATTCCAGAACAGCTTCACCGGCTTGGTCGGATCCGTCGGGTCCTTGCGGAAGCGCGAGTCCGACGAGCAGGATTTCAGCGCATCGATCGCCAGCTTGTCGCTTGCCTTGGTCGTCGACAGGTCGAGCGCCACCGTCATCACCATGATGTTGGCTGCCTTGGCGTTGTTGCAGAGCGTTGCCATCTGTTCGTTGAGTGCGTTGGTGTAATTGCCGTTCGAATAGTCGAGCTGACCGATGGCGCTCGATGTGCCCATGAACATGCGGCCGACCGAGGTGCCGTTATAGCCGGGGTTGAGATAGCCGTAGGACGCATAGGTCGATTTCGAGTTGGCGGGATCTGAATAGCCCAGCGAGGAGGGTGTGTAGTAGGTGTTGGCGCCGTCGGTCAGCACGATCACCACCTTGTCGTTGCCCTTCTCGGTTTCCGGGCGCCCTTGCGTGAACGGTTCGCCGCTTGAGACCACCCGCCAGCCCCACGCCAGGCCCTCGGGAACATTGGTGCCGCCATTCGGCTGCATCAGGTCGATCGCGGCCTTGATCGCGGTGGCCCCATCGGTGACGCTGACATCGGTCAGCGGCGTGATCGGGTTGGTGGTGCAGCTGTAGTTCGGGCCATTGCCGGAGGGCAGCGCCGGCGCATCGATCGGCCGCAGCTGGAAATATTTGGCCATGTTACGCAGCCGCGTTTGGCCGGTGCTGCTCGAAGGATCGTCGTTCCACCAGCTGTTCACCGCGCCGTAGGTCACCGGGGCGGCTTCGTCGGGGTCCTGGGTGAGCTTCCAGTGATTGCCGGGCTCGTCGGGAGCGAACATCGGCACGAACATCGTTGCCGGATCGCCGACGCCTATGCCCGTGTTGGCCGAGCCGCCGGATGGCGGGGTGTCGTTGACATTGTAGGGGTAGGGCCGGGCCTCCACGCAGCCCTGCCAGCTGGCAAACGGACCGTAGGAATCGATGTAGTCATATTCGTCGTGGCTGCGTCTGCAGGTGTTGTTCGAATTGTACTCGTCGCAAACCACCCGCTTGCTGTTGACGACACGCTCGTGGTTGGTGACGACCTTCATGTCCCGATACAGCGAAAACCGGGTCAGCATCTGGCCTTCCTCGGTGCCCCAGCCAGTGCCGCGCTTGTACCAGATGCCGTTGGTCTGCTGGGCGTATTTGTTGGCCGCATTCAGCGTCGACCAGTCAAAATTCTCGTTCGACACCGGCGACAGGCCTTCGGTGTCCATCCACGACGCGTTGCCATTGCCGGGGCCGACATTGACCGAAGCGGCAAAGGGCACGAGGCCGAACTGCACCGGCTTGTCGACCTGCTTGATCATGACCGCCTGCTGGGCCAGCGTGTCGACCAGCTGCTTCGACGCAGTCTTGAGAAGATCGATGCGCTTTTGTCCAGAGCCGGTGCCGAGT is a genomic window of Mesorhizobium huakuii containing:
- a CDS encoding LysE family translocator — encoded protein: MPDTANHIAFALVCLGMVLTPGPNMIYLISRSLSQGPKAGLISLGGVAVGFLFYVVSAAFGITALLLAVPYAYDALRFAGVLYLLWLAWQAVKPGGRSPFQVRDLPKDRPRKLFAMGLMTNLLNPKVAVLYLSLLPQFISIGKGHVLSQLLVLGATQISISLTVNAIIAVTAGSIATFLAGRPLWLVIQRWMMGGVLTALALKMATDAQR
- a CDS encoding pilus assembly protein; the encoded protein is MHEIWRQFRRDRRGNYALMTVVAMVPLMGGLAIAVDFTEMNREKQMVTNALDAANFATARRLTEGATDDQLRAYALDFFNANLNDVDPASTTLNVTLPSNTSGGGLLTMTAQLAYKPYFYPAFAQMVGKSATDANQRISFNVTSQVRLKNTLEVALVLDNSGSMTTLGTGSGQKRIDLLKTASKQLVDTLAQQAVMIKQVDKPVQFGLVPFAASVNVGPGNGNASWMDTEGLSPVSNENFDWSTLNAANKYAQQTNGIWYKRGTGWGTEEGQMLTRFSLYRDMKVVTNHERVVNSKRVVCDEYNSNNTCRRSHDEYDYIDSYGPFASWQGCVEARPYPYNVNDTPPSGGSANTGIGVGDPATMFVPMFAPDEPGNHWKLTQDPDEAAPVTYGAVNSWWNDDPSSSTGQTRLRNMAKYFQLRPIDAPALPSGNGPNYSCTTNPITPLTDVSVTDGATAIKAAIDLMQPNGGTNVPEGLAWGWRVVSSGEPFTQGRPETEKGNDKVVIVLTDGANTYYTPSSLGYSDPANSKSTYASYGYLNPGYNGTSVGRMFMGTSSAIGQLDYSNGNYTNALNEQMATLCNNAKAANIMVMTVALDLSTTKASDKLAIDALKSCSSDSRFRKDPTDPTKPVKLFWNATGASLSNDFKEIGNELSNLRVVG